The proteins below are encoded in one region of Streptomyces sp. NBC_00490:
- a CDS encoding AAA family ATPase: MTTETRQSTTVSRLESFIDAMIDMGQTGQIFGEHGIGKTATFFSHLARAHPDTALVYVPAANLTPDDLLVNAPVRDPHTGELVLRQLVMSRLKPGTPFVLLIDDSLQAGDTIQSQLMQIACNWTLGEHDLRALGCVGVFLTDNESLAETSSRRGDLALLDRMVTIRITANDTSWRKHLAAKYRPWDLRPVFSLWASLSPALRERLSPRTLDHVLANAKEGFPLRWGLPLVDGERLRLAEPGPDGKPGQNPTHEILDRIAEAVGVANPSTIPDPVRQVVRAALRNRWTVLLQGPPGCGKTELVRETVREGLGRDALYFSLPVTNVEDLCAPIPSADGTLDNLLAAHFTGPDPKVIVWDEYNRPKDKAAFAKLMEITQEWSLAGRRIENLRAQIAVQNPPYHLGRKLLVSRNNIAQATRFTASLTVEPQDIPANEWLLAHYGSDAETVLEWWKHDIDDDGRAWITKRTLERLIKLHRRGLPLEMGTVYLGDGEYAPVPLTALMDRLKGRQVTGLRELARDADAWEARLRRAAAHTDEGGDDSDVVHQILANAELSQLKKHRAVVARLVALLPAKLRATYLVGASERQQRFWTEVFVGMRRR; encoded by the coding sequence ATGACCACGGAAACAAGGCAATCGACGACCGTCTCGCGGCTCGAGTCCTTCATCGACGCGATGATCGACATGGGCCAGACGGGCCAGATCTTCGGCGAGCACGGCATCGGGAAGACGGCGACGTTCTTCTCGCACCTCGCCCGCGCCCACCCGGACACCGCCCTGGTGTACGTGCCGGCGGCGAACCTGACGCCGGACGATCTGCTCGTCAACGCGCCGGTGCGCGATCCGCACACCGGTGAACTGGTGCTGCGCCAGCTGGTGATGAGCCGGCTGAAGCCCGGCACACCGTTCGTGCTGCTCATCGACGACTCGTTGCAGGCGGGCGACACCATCCAGTCGCAGCTGATGCAGATCGCGTGCAACTGGACGCTGGGCGAGCACGATCTGCGGGCCCTGGGCTGCGTCGGGGTGTTCCTGACGGACAACGAGTCGCTCGCGGAGACCTCGTCCCGGCGCGGCGACCTCGCGCTCCTGGACCGCATGGTCACGATACGGATCACGGCCAACGACACGTCCTGGCGCAAGCACCTGGCGGCCAAGTACCGCCCGTGGGACCTGCGTCCGGTGTTCTCGCTGTGGGCGTCCCTCTCCCCCGCCCTGCGCGAGCGGCTCTCCCCGCGCACCCTCGACCATGTCCTGGCCAACGCGAAGGAGGGCTTCCCGCTGCGCTGGGGCCTGCCCCTGGTCGACGGGGAGCGGCTGCGGCTGGCGGAGCCGGGCCCGGACGGCAAGCCCGGCCAGAACCCTACGCACGAGATCCTGGACCGGATCGCCGAGGCGGTGGGCGTGGCCAACCCCTCGACGATTCCCGACCCGGTCCGACAGGTGGTGCGCGCCGCGCTGCGCAACCGCTGGACGGTGCTGCTCCAGGGTCCTCCCGGGTGCGGCAAGACGGAGCTGGTGCGGGAGACGGTGCGCGAGGGGCTCGGCCGGGACGCGCTGTACTTCTCGCTGCCGGTGACCAACGTCGAGGACCTGTGCGCGCCGATCCCGTCGGCGGACGGCACGCTGGACAACCTGCTCGCCGCGCACTTCACGGGTCCGGATCCGAAGGTGATCGTGTGGGACGAGTACAACCGGCCCAAGGACAAGGCCGCGTTCGCCAAGCTCATGGAGATCACCCAGGAGTGGTCGCTGGCCGGGCGGCGGATCGAGAACCTGCGCGCCCAGATAGCCGTCCAGAACCCGCCGTACCACCTCGGCCGCAAGCTTCTGGTGTCCCGGAACAACATCGCCCAGGCGACGCGCTTCACGGCCTCGCTGACCGTCGAACCGCAGGACATCCCGGCCAACGAGTGGCTGCTCGCCCACTACGGTTCCGACGCGGAGACGGTCCTGGAGTGGTGGAAGCACGACATCGACGACGACGGCCGCGCCTGGATCACCAAGCGCACGCTGGAGCGGCTCATCAAGCTGCACCGGCGCGGGCTGCCGCTGGAGATGGGCACGGTGTATCTGGGCGACGGCGAGTACGCGCCGGTTCCGCTCACTGCCCTCATGGACCGCTTGAAGGGCCGCCAGGTCACGGGCCTGCGCGAGCTCGCCCGTGACGCCGACGCGTGGGAGGCCCGGCTGCGTCGCGCCGCCGCGCACACCGACGAGGGCGGCGACGACAGCGATGTCGTCCACCAGATCCTCGCCAACGCGGAGCTGTCCCAGCTGAAGAAGCACCGCGCGGTGGTGGCCCGGCTGGTCGCGCTGCTGCCGGCGAAGCTGCGGGCGACGTATCTCGTGGGGGCGTCGGAGCGGCAGCAGCGGTTCTGGACGGAGGTGTTCGTGGGGATGCGGAGGCGGTGA
- a CDS encoding DUF2201 family putative metallopeptidase: MAYGERGRRPPVVDLGDRRALEAYRPADAGVVTEARRLKEAALLDFGLTQSAVASWLYAKCHHQIPTTAIDTAAVVASGDGTCLLLFNPDFFVGLGLDGVKFVLFHEARHLVHRHLFADPELHEDPVFELAAEVSINHVALIRLDRRELPLLDGRPTGIDPREVYDRYRADLMAHGLEPVSYETFTETDLRVYGELKRMHRPPVPERRLCVRLSEGSPVPADQETVDAVTSSALLNSLLAARRGHAGAERELLDLMDRTRGGNARAARIWGNLGAGMLRGETTRTRTVHWWQRWLVDVLGSRLRDGERLVYPKKRGAMLAALGQDPMLARRGPVRDKVLVVAYDTSGSMPHHVITWLTELVGRIDGVEAHWLSFDAVVMPFVPGERVYGGGGTSFQAVADYVEGRTEVNGRRFEETPDAVVVLTDGYAPAITPAEPDKWIWLITEGGDEWPERHTPAMDCHRVTTGSR; encoded by the coding sequence ATGGCGTACGGAGAGCGGGGGCGGCGTCCCCCGGTGGTGGACCTCGGCGACCGCAGGGCACTGGAGGCGTACCGCCCGGCGGATGCGGGGGTGGTGACGGAGGCGCGGCGGCTCAAGGAGGCCGCGCTGCTGGACTTCGGGCTGACGCAGTCGGCGGTGGCGTCCTGGCTGTACGCCAAGTGCCACCACCAGATCCCGACGACCGCGATCGACACGGCGGCCGTGGTGGCGTCCGGCGACGGCACCTGTCTGCTGCTGTTCAACCCGGACTTCTTCGTCGGACTCGGCCTGGACGGCGTGAAGTTCGTCCTGTTCCACGAGGCCCGCCACCTCGTGCACCGCCATCTGTTCGCCGACCCCGAGCTGCACGAGGACCCGGTCTTCGAACTGGCCGCCGAGGTGTCCATCAACCATGTGGCACTGATCCGGCTCGACAGGCGCGAACTGCCGCTGCTGGACGGCCGGCCGACCGGCATCGACCCGCGCGAGGTGTACGACCGCTACCGCGCGGACCTCATGGCCCACGGCCTGGAGCCGGTGTCGTACGAGACGTTCACCGAGACGGACCTGCGGGTTTATGGCGAGCTGAAGCGGATGCACCGCCCGCCGGTCCCGGAGCGCCGGCTGTGCGTGCGTCTTTCGGAGGGCTCCCCCGTCCCGGCCGACCAGGAGACCGTCGACGCGGTGACCTCCTCCGCGCTGCTCAACTCCCTGCTGGCGGCCCGGCGCGGGCACGCGGGCGCGGAGCGGGAGCTGCTCGACCTCATGGACCGCACCCGGGGCGGCAACGCCCGGGCGGCCCGGATCTGGGGGAACCTGGGCGCGGGCATGCTGCGCGGCGAGACCACGCGCACGCGTACGGTCCACTGGTGGCAGCGCTGGCTGGTCGACGTCCTCGGCTCCAGACTGCGTGACGGTGAGCGGCTGGTGTACCCGAAGAAGCGCGGCGCCATGCTCGCGGCCCTCGGCCAGGATCCGATGCTGGCGCGGCGCGGCCCGGTGCGGGACAAGGTGCTGGTCGTCGCGTACGACACCTCGGGCTCGATGCCGCACCATGTGATCACCTGGCTCACCGAACTCGTGGGCAGGATCGACGGCGTTGAGGCGCACTGGCTGTCCTTCGACGCCGTGGTGATGCCGTTCGTGCCGGGCGAGCGGGTCTACGGCGGTGGCGGTACGAGCTTCCAGGCCGTTGCGGACTACGTGGAGGGCCGTACGGAGGTGAACGGGCGGCGTTTCGAGGAGACCCCCGACGCTGTCGTCGTGCTCACCGACGGATACGCGCCGGCGATCACGCCCGCCGAGCCGGACAAATGGATCTGGCTGATCACGGAGGGCGGCGACGAATGGCCCGAGAGGCACACACCCGCGATGGACTGCCATCGCGTCACCACGGGATCGCGGTAA
- a CDS encoding acyl-ACP desaturase, producing MTIATPHLGSPSVWTDAKLLYALEEVVEQELNRHLKVTKDWMPHEYVPWSDGRNFPGFFEDGEAWDKQQSKVTEIGRIALVVNLLTEDNLPSYHHEIASLFGRDGAWGTWVHRWTAEEGRHGIVMRDYLLASRAVDPDKLEAFRMSHMSEGFESDNRHSMLHSVAYVAFQELATRVSHRNTGHQSGDPVCDRMLARIATDENLHMVFYRNLLKAAFDLAPDLTMQAVRDVLVNFRMPGHGMPGFERFAAQMAIGEVYNLRIHHDDVIQPVLRFLKVMDIDGLGPEGQKAQEEIGLYMGALDSEASKFDEKLAARKARMAARAAG from the coding sequence GTGACGATCGCCACCCCTCACCTCGGCAGCCCTTCCGTCTGGACCGACGCCAAGCTGCTGTACGCCCTGGAGGAAGTGGTCGAGCAGGAACTCAACCGGCATCTCAAGGTCACCAAGGACTGGATGCCGCACGAGTACGTGCCGTGGAGCGACGGCCGCAACTTCCCCGGCTTCTTCGAGGACGGCGAGGCCTGGGACAAGCAGCAGTCCAAGGTCACCGAGATCGGCCGCATCGCGCTCGTGGTGAACCTCCTGACCGAGGACAACCTCCCCAGCTACCACCACGAGATCGCCTCGCTCTTCGGCCGCGACGGCGCCTGGGGCACCTGGGTGCACCGCTGGACCGCCGAGGAGGGCCGCCACGGCATCGTGATGCGCGACTACCTCCTCGCCTCGCGCGCGGTGGACCCGGACAAGCTGGAAGCGTTCCGCATGTCCCACATGAGCGAGGGCTTCGAGTCGGACAACCGGCACTCGATGCTGCACTCGGTCGCCTACGTCGCCTTCCAGGAGCTGGCGACCCGCGTCTCGCACCGCAACACCGGCCACCAGTCGGGCGACCCGGTCTGCGACCGCATGCTGGCGCGCATCGCGACCGACGAGAACCTCCACATGGTCTTCTACCGCAACCTCCTGAAGGCCGCGTTCGACCTGGCCCCCGACCTGACCATGCAGGCCGTGCGCGACGTCCTCGTCAACTTCCGCATGCCCGGCCACGGCATGCCCGGCTTCGAGCGGTTCGCGGCGCAGATGGCGATCGGCGAGGTGTACAACCTGCGCATCCACCACGACGACGTCATCCAGCCGGTGCTGCGGTTCCTGAAGGTCATGGACATCGACGGTCTCGGCCCCGAGGGACAGAAGGCGCAGGAGGAGATCGGCCTGTACATGGGCGCTCTCGACTCTGAGGCCTCCAAGTTCGACGAGAAGCTGGCCGCGCGCAAGGCGCGGATGGCGGCGCGCGCCGCCGGCTGA
- the ddaH gene encoding dimethylargininase, which produces MPSKKALVRRPSPRLAEGLVTHVEREKIDLDLAVEQWEAYVETLRAHGWDTVEVDPADDCPDSVFVEDTVVMYKNVALITRPGAESRRPETAGVEEAVASLGCSVNWVWEPGTLDGGDVLKVGDTIYVGRGGRTNAAGVQQLRAAFEPLGARVVAVPVSKVLHLKSAVTALPDGTVIGHIPKVDRPSLFPRFLSVPEEAGGHVVLLGGHKLLISASAPKTTELLADLGHEPVVVDISEFEKLEGCVTCLSVRMRELYA; this is translated from the coding sequence GTGCCCAGCAAGAAGGCCCTCGTCCGCCGCCCCAGCCCGCGCCTCGCCGAAGGACTGGTGACGCACGTCGAGCGCGAGAAGATCGACCTCGATCTCGCGGTCGAGCAGTGGGAGGCCTACGTCGAGACCCTGCGCGCGCACGGCTGGGACACGGTCGAGGTGGATCCGGCCGACGACTGCCCGGACTCCGTGTTCGTCGAGGACACGGTCGTCATGTACAAGAACGTCGCGCTCATCACCCGGCCCGGCGCCGAGTCCCGGCGCCCGGAGACCGCGGGCGTCGAGGAGGCGGTGGCCTCGCTCGGCTGCTCGGTGAACTGGGTGTGGGAGCCCGGCACGCTCGACGGCGGCGACGTCCTGAAGGTCGGCGACACGATCTACGTCGGGCGCGGCGGCCGGACCAACGCGGCCGGCGTGCAGCAGCTGCGGGCCGCCTTCGAACCGCTCGGGGCGCGGGTCGTCGCGGTGCCGGTGAGCAAGGTGCTGCATCTGAAGTCGGCGGTCACCGCACTCCCCGACGGCACGGTGATCGGACACATCCCGAAGGTGGACCGGCCCTCGCTCTTCCCGCGCTTCCTGTCGGTGCCCGAGGAGGCCGGCGGTCACGTCGTGCTGCTCGGCGGCCATAAGCTGCTCATCTCGGCGAGCGCGCCGAAGACGACGGAACTGCTCGCCGACCTCGGCCACGAGCCGGTCGTCGTCGACATCAGCGAGTTCGAGAAGCTCGAGGGATGTGTGACATGCCTCTCGGTCCGGATGCGGGAGCTGTACGCCTGA
- a CDS encoding ABC-F family ATP-binding cassette domain-containing protein: MSTSLTCTSLSFAWPDGTPVFEDLDIAFGPGRTGLVGVNGSGKSTLLKLIAGELTPSDGAVRVAGEVGYLPQSVTLDTALKVDEALGIADRRAALHAIEAGDVAEAHFETVGDDWDVEERALATLGELGLGHIGLDRTIGEVSGGESVLLRLAALLLRRPDVLLLDEPTNNLDLYARRRLYAAVASWPGVMIVVSHDRELLDLVDQIADLRSGEVTWYGGTFSAYEEALAVEQEAAERMMRVAEADLKKQKRELSDAQMKLARRKRYGQKMWDQKREPKIVMGARKRAAQESAGKHRIMHEEKLAEARERLDEAVEAVRDDDEIRVELPYTAVPPGRNVLTLMDLELAYGARVSGGFDLRGPERIALIGRNGAGKTTLLRTVAGELEPVAGEATAHVPLRFLPQRLDVLDDDLSVAENVARFAPGATNNRVRARLARFLFRGARADQQAATLSGGERFRAALAALMLAEPAPQLLMLDEPTNNLDMASVRQLTTALESYEGALIVASHDLPFLESIGITRWLLLDGELRETTPEAVG; this comes from the coding sequence ATGTCTACTTCCCTCACCTGCACGTCCCTCTCCTTCGCCTGGCCCGACGGCACACCCGTCTTCGAGGACCTGGACATCGCCTTCGGCCCGGGCCGGACCGGGCTGGTCGGCGTCAACGGGTCGGGAAAGTCCACCCTGTTGAAGCTGATCGCCGGTGAACTCACCCCGTCCGACGGCGCCGTGCGCGTCGCGGGCGAGGTGGGCTACCTCCCGCAGAGCGTCACGCTCGACACCGCCCTGAAGGTCGACGAGGCGCTCGGCATCGCCGACCGGCGTGCCGCGCTGCACGCCATCGAGGCGGGCGACGTGGCGGAGGCGCACTTCGAGACCGTCGGCGACGACTGGGACGTCGAGGAGCGCGCCCTGGCCACGCTCGGTGAACTCGGCCTCGGCCACATCGGGTTGGACCGCACGATCGGCGAGGTGTCCGGCGGCGAGTCGGTGCTCCTGCGGCTGGCCGCGCTGCTGCTGCGCCGCCCGGACGTACTGCTCCTGGACGAGCCGACGAACAACCTGGATCTGTACGCCCGCCGGCGCCTCTACGCGGCCGTCGCGTCCTGGCCCGGCGTCATGATCGTGGTCAGCCACGACCGTGAACTCCTGGACCTGGTGGACCAGATCGCCGATCTGCGCTCCGGCGAGGTCACCTGGTACGGCGGCACCTTCTCCGCCTACGAGGAGGCTCTCGCCGTCGAACAGGAGGCCGCGGAGCGGATGATGCGGGTCGCCGAGGCGGATCTGAAGAAACAGAAGCGCGAACTGTCCGATGCCCAGATGAAGTTGGCCCGCCGCAAGCGGTACGGGCAGAAGATGTGGGACCAGAAACGCGAGCCGAAGATCGTCATGGGGGCACGCAAGCGCGCGGCGCAGGAGTCCGCGGGCAAGCACCGCATCATGCACGAGGAGAAGCTCGCCGAGGCCAGGGAACGGCTGGACGAGGCGGTGGAGGCCGTACGGGACGACGACGAGATCCGCGTCGAGCTGCCGTACACCGCCGTACCGCCGGGCCGGAACGTGCTGACCCTCATGGACCTGGAGCTGGCGTACGGGGCCCGGGTGAGCGGCGGCTTCGACCTGCGCGGACCCGAGCGGATCGCGCTGATCGGGCGCAACGGCGCGGGCAAGACGACGCTGTTGCGGACCGTCGCCGGGGAGCTGGAGCCGGTGGCGGGCGAGGCGACGGCACATGTGCCGCTGCGTTTCCTGCCCCAGCGCCTGGACGTGCTCGACGACGACCTCAGCGTCGCCGAGAACGTGGCCCGGTTCGCGCCGGGCGCCACCAACAACCGGGTGCGGGCCCGTCTCGCCCGCTTCCTGTTCCGGGGCGCCCGCGCCGACCAGCAGGCGGCGACCCTGTCCGGCGGCGAACGCTTCCGGGCGGCGCTGGCCGCGCTGATGCTGGCCGAGCCGGCGCCGCAGCTGCTGATGCTGGACGAGCCGACGAACAACCTCGACATGGCGAGCGTGCGGCAGCTGACGACCGCGCTGGAGTCGTACGAGGGGGCGCTGATCGTGGCCAGCCACGACCTGCCGTTCCTGGAGTCGATCGGCATCACCCGCTGGCTGCTGCTGGACGGGGAGCTGCGGGAAACCACGCCGGAGGCTGTCGGCTAG
- a CDS encoding GOLPH3/VPS74 family protein: MPNGSLSLPARLYLLAWDTTRNELAGTTHLVRAGALVELAQRGLLVDDDGIATPVDMDSRTGDAVLDGLLELVRESRPHRWRGWVPLHARVTADAVREQLAAEGYLRADKRRALGLFPTVEYALERVAVVDALREEAREVLEGAVRPADVSERDAAVVVLAAAAGVSTLVARKERGRYKERLADLGERSGMAAPGLRMIMGELGTALTATAMPTGV, from the coding sequence GTGCCCAACGGCTCGCTGTCGCTGCCCGCCCGGCTGTATCTGCTGGCCTGGGACACCACGAGGAACGAGCTCGCCGGCACCACCCACCTGGTGCGGGCCGGCGCCCTCGTCGAGCTGGCCCAGCGCGGCCTGCTCGTCGACGACGACGGCATCGCCACCCCGGTCGACATGGACTCCCGCACCGGTGACGCCGTCCTCGACGGGCTCCTGGAACTCGTACGCGAGTCCCGGCCGCACCGGTGGCGCGGCTGGGTGCCGCTGCACGCGCGCGTGACGGCGGATGCCGTACGGGAACAGCTCGCCGCCGAGGGGTACCTGCGGGCGGACAAGCGCCGGGCCCTCGGTCTCTTCCCGACCGTCGAGTACGCCCTGGAACGCGTCGCCGTCGTGGACGCGCTGCGCGAGGAGGCACGGGAGGTCCTCGAAGGGGCCGTGCGGCCAGCGGACGTCTCCGAACGGGACGCGGCCGTCGTCGTGCTGGCGGCCGCGGCCGGGGTGAGCACCCTGGTCGCCCGCAAGGAACGCGGACGGTACAAGGAGCGGCTGGCGGACCTGGGGGAGCGCAGTGGGATGGCGGCGCCGGGGCTGCGGATGATCATGGGCGAGCTGGGCACGGCGCTGACGGCTACCGCCATGCCGACGGGGGTCTGA
- a CDS encoding SsgA family sporulation/cell division regulator: MSTVIEQPVEARLVAAAPRMPSIPATLHYDRRDPFAVRMTFPAPATLEGVEVCWTFSRELLTAGLETAEGHGDVRVRPYGYDRTVLEFHAPEGTAVVHVRSGEVRRFLQATAELVPVGLEHLQLDLDEQLAELMRDA, translated from the coding sequence TTGTCCACTGTCATCGAGCAGCCCGTTGAGGCCCGTCTCGTCGCCGCCGCGCCGCGGATGCCGAGCATTCCCGCCACGCTGCACTACGACCGGCGCGATCCGTTCGCCGTCCGCATGACCTTCCCGGCTCCGGCCACGCTGGAGGGCGTGGAGGTCTGCTGGACCTTCTCCCGCGAGCTCCTCACCGCGGGCCTCGAGACCGCCGAGGGGCATGGCGACGTGCGGGTGCGGCCGTACGGGTACGACCGCACCGTTCTGGAGTTCCACGCGCCCGAGGGCACGGCTGTCGTGCACGTGCGTTCCGGGGAGGTACGCCGGTTCTTGCAGGCCACGGCCGAGTTGGTGCCAGTGGGGCTGGAGCACCTCCAGCTCGACCTTGACGAGCAGCTGGCGGAGTTGATGCGGGACGCGTAG
- a CDS encoding WD40/YVTN/BNR-like repeat-containing protein, with amino-acid sequence MGSTRRTRHTGRTGRRLAAGVACAAALAAVTALPAQAQPQHRAPHWELKDSGTPEVRFRGLSAVSRTTAWVSGTQGTVLRTTDAGATWRNVSPPGADELQFRDIEAFDARRAVVLAIGEGEASRVYRTDDGGATWTESFRNTDARAFYDCLTFFDPKHGLAMSDPVDGKFRILSTSDGGRSWKVLPNDGMPAALEGEAGFAASGQCLVASGPKDVWLATGGAARARVLHSSDRGLTWTATDTPIPAGDPAKGVFALAFRDRAHGLAVGGDYRPDQASPQAGAVTRDGGRTWRPAATPPPAYRSGVAWLPHSRTAALAVGPTGTDLTTDGGRTWRTVDTGSYDTVDCTPDLGCWAAGEKGRVARLES; translated from the coding sequence ATGGGGAGCACGCGACGCACGCGACACACGGGACGTACCGGCAGACGGCTGGCCGCGGGGGTGGCGTGCGCTGCGGCGCTGGCCGCGGTGACGGCCCTGCCCGCACAGGCGCAGCCGCAGCACCGGGCGCCGCACTGGGAACTCAAGGACAGCGGGACCCCGGAGGTGCGCTTCCGCGGACTGTCGGCCGTCAGCCGGACCACCGCCTGGGTCTCCGGCACGCAGGGGACCGTCCTGCGCACCACGGACGCCGGGGCGACCTGGCGGAACGTCTCACCGCCCGGCGCCGACGAACTCCAGTTCCGGGACATCGAGGCGTTCGACGCCCGCCGGGCCGTCGTGCTGGCCATCGGTGAGGGCGAGGCGTCCCGGGTGTACCGGACCGACGACGGCGGGGCCACCTGGACGGAGTCCTTCCGCAACACCGACGCCCGCGCCTTCTACGACTGCCTCACCTTCTTCGACCCCAAGCACGGCCTGGCGATGAGCGACCCGGTGGACGGGAAGTTCCGCATCCTGTCGACGAGCGACGGCGGCCGCTCCTGGAAGGTGTTGCCGAACGACGGCATGCCCGCCGCACTCGAGGGCGAGGCCGGGTTCGCGGCCAGTGGCCAGTGTCTGGTCGCCTCCGGCCCGAAGGACGTCTGGCTGGCCACCGGCGGAGCGGCACGCGCACGCGTGCTGCACTCCTCCGACCGCGGTCTGACCTGGACGGCCACCGACACGCCGATCCCCGCGGGCGACCCCGCCAAGGGCGTCTTCGCGCTCGCCTTCCGCGACCGTGCCCACGGTCTCGCGGTCGGTGGCGACTACCGCCCCGACCAGGCGTCCCCGCAGGCCGGCGCCGTGACCCGGGACGGTGGCCGCACCTGGCGGCCCGCGGCGACACCGCCGCCCGCCTACCGCTCGGGCGTCGCCTGGCTCCCGCACAGCCGCACCGCCGCCCTCGCGGTCGGCCCCACCGGCACCGACCTGACGACGGACGGCGGCCGCACCTGGCGCACGGTCGACACGGGCTCGTACGACACCGTGGACTGCACCCCCGACCTCGGCTGCTGGGCGGCCGGCGAGAAGGGGCGTGTGGCCCGGTTGGAGAGCTGA
- a CDS encoding plasmid stabilization protein produces MPRGSSPKRERQYEHIKESAQDRGESKKRAEEIAARTVNKERARSGESKSASRTSTQDMSSGKRGGQRSGKGSQGPTYDQLYEEAKRRNISGRSDMNKSQLQRALGK; encoded by the coding sequence ATGCCACGTGGTTCGAGCCCGAAGAGGGAACGCCAGTACGAGCACATCAAGGAGAGCGCCCAGGACCGGGGCGAGAGCAAGAAGCGCGCGGAGGAGATCGCCGCGCGGACGGTCAACAAGGAACGCGCCCGCTCCGGGGAGTCGAAGTCCGCGAGCCGCACCTCGACCCAGGACATGTCGTCCGGGAAGAGGGGCGGACAGCGGTCCGGGAAGGGCTCGCAGGGCCCGACCTACGACCAGCTCTACGAGGAGGCCAAGCGCCGCAACATCAGCGGTCGTTCGGACATGAACAAGAGCCAGTTGCAGCGGGCGCTCGGCAAGTGA
- a CDS encoding YciI family protein produces the protein MFVLELSYTAPLDQVDAVLEAHVAWLDAQYERGVFLASGRKNPRDGGVILAVAGDRARIEEIAATDPFVTAGVCAYRITEFTATKTAPELERYRESTS, from the coding sequence ATGTTCGTACTGGAGCTGTCGTACACCGCCCCGCTCGATCAGGTCGACGCCGTGCTGGAGGCCCATGTGGCGTGGCTCGACGCGCAGTACGAGCGGGGTGTCTTCCTCGCCTCCGGGCGCAAGAACCCCCGCGACGGCGGGGTGATCCTCGCCGTCGCGGGGGACCGTGCGCGCATCGAGGAGATCGCGGCGACCGACCCGTTCGTCACGGCCGGCGTCTGCGCCTACCGCATCACCGAGTTCACGGCCACGAAGACCGCACCGGAGCTGGAGCGGTACCGCGAGTCGACCTCCTGA
- a CDS encoding endonuclease V yields the protein MRTVSIPAGWPATEEQARAVQDELRTKVVLDEPGPPPGTGHVTGVDVAYDDERDVVAAAAVVLDAATLDVVAEATAVGRISFPYVPGLLAFREIPTVMAALEALPCPPGLVVCDGYGLAHPRRFGLAGHLGVLTGLPTIGVAKNPFTFTYDDPPTPRGSASPLLAGTEEVGRALRTREAVKPVFVSVGHRVNLDNACAHTLALTPQYRLPETTRRADSLCRTALKEATVALRPGDLGGPRP from the coding sequence ATGAGGACCGTAAGCATTCCCGCGGGCTGGCCCGCGACCGAGGAGCAGGCCCGCGCCGTCCAGGACGAGTTGCGGACGAAGGTCGTGCTCGACGAGCCGGGGCCGCCACCCGGCACGGGGCACGTGACCGGCGTGGACGTCGCGTACGACGACGAGCGGGACGTCGTGGCGGCCGCGGCGGTCGTGCTGGACGCGGCGACCCTCGACGTCGTCGCCGAGGCCACGGCGGTCGGCCGGATCTCCTTCCCGTACGTCCCCGGCCTGCTCGCCTTCCGCGAGATCCCCACGGTCATGGCCGCGTTGGAGGCCCTCCCGTGTCCGCCCGGACTGGTGGTCTGCGACGGCTACGGACTCGCCCACCCCCGCCGCTTCGGCCTCGCCGGCCACCTCGGCGTCCTCACCGGCCTCCCCACGATCGGCGTCGCCAAGAACCCCTTCACCTTCACCTACGACGACCCGCCCACCCCACGCGGCAGCGCCTCCCCGCTCCTCGCGGGCACCGAGGAGGTCGGCCGCGCGCTCCGCACCCGCGAGGCCGTCAAGCCGGTCTTCGTCTCGGTGGGCCATCGAGTGAACCTGGACAACGCCTGCGCCCACACACTGGCGTTGACCCCCCAGTACCGCCTCCCGGAGACGACCCGCCGAGCGGACTCACTGTGCCGGACGGCGCTGAAGGAGGCGACGGTGGCACTCCGACCCGGTGACCTGGGCGGGCCGCGTCCTTAA
- the mmpA gene encoding morphogenic membrane protein MmpA, producing the protein MPRHRSPKPLADPNRPVERAVMAALVLAVLAGLAWICGMIYTVATWPL; encoded by the coding sequence ATGCCCCGGCACCGCTCCCCGAAGCCGCTCGCCGACCCGAACCGTCCCGTCGAGCGGGCGGTGATGGCCGCGCTCGTCCTGGCCGTGCTCGCGGGGCTGGCGTGGATCTGCGGGATGATCTACACCGTGGCGACCTGGCCGCTGTAG